In the genome of Lathyrus oleraceus cultivar Zhongwan6 chromosome 4, CAAS_Psat_ZW6_1.0, whole genome shotgun sequence, the window ttttcatttcttgTTTATTAGATAGAAACCTTTACACCATTAGAGCGGTGCCGTTTACTGAGATCAGGTCAATCCGGAGGCATACTCCTGCTCTTGGATGGCAATATATCATTGTTGTTCTATCGACAGGTGAATTTTCAGCTGTTTAATTGAATCAATTGCATCTAATATTTAGTGTGTTTTATTTTCTCAATTTTCCGTGGTTTTGTTATCTTCCATCCTCTGTATCAACCATGTAACTTATGCTATTAATGTGTTTTATGTGTTTTATGCGTATGATATTATAAAAAATAACAGGGCTCTTGAGGAGGGGGTGTATTTACATGTTGTTAGACATAACAGTGACATACTACCTTGAATGGATTATTATGTTCTCTCTGTATGGTAGATAATTGAAGTTTCCCTCATGTTATTGTCTTTGTTTTTACCAGCAACCTATGCGTACTAATTCCCGTGAATTTGGGGTATTTTTGAGTAGTCAATTTAGTTAAGTGCTTATTCAATAAACTATTTTAAGAAACATATTGACAATGTTTAAAAACTCGAGAGTTAATGCGGAATCGGTAGAGGATTTAAAAATCGTAACTCGAGGATCGTAGCACGGATCGTAAGATCCTATTACTGGTagaaaaaaatatattatatttataattACATACACATGCTCAAAGATCattatatataaaaatattaaGTTCACAGTCATAACCATAAAGTCATAACTTCACGATAATAACCACAAATTCATAAACATGATTCGAGGAAGATAATTTATGTTGAAACAATGCATTGGTAATGGTTGAGTTTATTGAGAGTGGAAGGATGCGATCATCGGTAACGCTTGAGTTTATTGAGAGTGGAAGGATGCGATCATCAGTAACGCTTGAGTTTATTGAGAGTGGAAGGACGCAATCATGTTTACGTAATACTGATAGCTTTTTATTTAAAAGAAGTTATCATACGTGTCTCTAAATTTCCGTTTtaaaaaacaataataaatatGGATTTTAATATGGCCCGACCCAGATCCAGGCCCATTTtagaaaattagggtttttctCAACAAACAAAAAAAACAGATGTGCCGTATCTCTGAATCAAAACGAGTTAGCTTTTTAAGTTATTAGAGTTAACTTGCGATCCTGCATACATCACATATTGAAGTGCTTATTTATAAGTTATTAGAGCAAATTTACTGAAACAAGTTGAAACCAGATTGTAAGTATGGGCATTAGCTATTTTCGAAATGTATGCAAGTACTAATATAAGCTCTCATGTCATGAGATCAGTCCTAATAATCTGTAAATAAGCTCTTTCAAAGGCTCCCTTAATGTGCAAGTTAGCAGACACCAGACGAGTAGATAGCTTGTTATAGCATAGCATGGAGATCTGGTTATTAAATGCTGGAAACTAGGGTTCATAAATTTGACCTGGAAAACTGTGTGGCTCTGATTTTACATAGGTCTACCAAAAGCCTAAAGGGAACCTGGCATAAGCATGTCATCCTAATGTAGGAAAAGCTAAACCGATACTGTTTTTTTGGCAGGACAGACCAAGTTTGTATTGGGTCTCTATATAGCACATGAAAGTTTATAAACGGAAAATGGTTTGTTTTATGTAATAGATTAATGCATGGCATTAACATTTGCATGTAATTTATGTGATGCATGGGGATGCAAGGATAGAGTAACCTTAAAATAAGTAAGTATAGGATAAGGGTACTGCAAATACTTGTAATATATAGGAAAAATATATCTTAGAGTGCTTAGCCATTAATTTTATTATGAATATTAGAGAATGACACTATATTGTAATGTGCTTAAGAATTATTGTTACGTGAAGTGTATAATGTTGCCCATGCTCTGGGTAGCATGAGGTGTGATCTTAGCGATGAATTCTGTTTCTTATAGCCCCCTCTGATGGTTAGGCAGTTGTTACTTGATGATGTTTAGGGAGTTTTTACACTGCCTTTAACTTCTCTGTAGCCATTGTTGGGTGTCGGCCCCTTTTTCATTAAAAAATATATTTCAATAACAAATTGACAATTGTTATATTTTTAGTTGATTAATTTTTAGttaaatgcattttaaaattGTTTTTGAGAAAGTGTCATACTTTATCCCATATAACCACTCAGATGTTTTGGCCTTTTTCTTTTGCATCAGTGCTTCATATGTTAATAGCTATTATGTAACTTTTATATCAACCAGTAACTTCCACTTGCCGGATTTCTTAAATATCTAGCACGTGTTTCTAAACTTGACCGGTATGATCTAATTTATCGATAAAAATTGTGAATTGCTATCATGATGCCGCTCCTTTTAATTGCTGAAGTGAATGCGTGCTTCTCTTTCAAAGTTTGTTATAGCTCATTCATGAGGTAGTGTTTTCATGTATTCTGGGTTACATTCATTTGGTGAATAAGATTGTGTATGTTTGACGACACTATCTATGTCGATTGCAATTTAGATATTTGACTTGGTCTATACCTTATATTCTGATTTCTAATATTCAATCTCATATGAAAAAAAATCTCTTGCAGGACTTGCCTATCCTCCCCTATATTTCTATAGCGGTGGAGTCAAAGAATTCCTTGCTACAATAAAGCAACATGTTCTTCTTGTGAGGTTAGGTTCTGATTTCCCTGCCTTTGTAGTTAATTTCTTTCAATGCAATCACCAATACATTGATGATAGACTATAGAATTGTGATATTTTCCTGGGAATTAAGAAAGCTCGTGGGAGCAGTTACTATATAACATGAGCTATTTGATTCTCCCCTTTCTCACTCGAAATGGTTGTATCATAGCAGGAGAGAAATATAAAAAATAACATTCTTTCAAAGCTGATTGTTTACAGCAGTGTTATCAATCCCAGATAGCGGAGCGGGCGACCGACCCCAAAAATAGGATAGTAGGATAACCGCTATTTGACTATTTTTTAGACAAATTATATTAATAATAACTACaaataaaagaagaaaaaacaGAGGAAGAGTTATTAAATTATTATTACTTTAAAAAACAGAGGACGGTGAGAACTAAagagaagaaaaaagaaaaatttaaaagaataacAGAGGATGGTGAGAAAATTATTACTTTAAAAAACAGAGGATAGTGATAGCTAAAGAGAAGAAAAAACAAAGATTTAAAAGAATAACAGAGGATGgtgagaaaagaaaagaagaagcaaataagaaaagaataacagaggatggtgagaaaagaaaagaagaagcAAATAAGAAAAGAAGAACAGAGGAAAACCAACCTGAACGGAGGCCTCTTTGAAGGCGGCAACGCTGAGAGAGGAGGAATCGGCCGGCGTGAGAAGAGAATGGGGTGGAAGCCATGAGAAATGAGAACACAATGAGGATGAGGGAGGTAGCGAACAAGTGAGAAGAGTGAGAAGACGATGAAGAATATTCTGAGATTAGGGCAAGTTGTGCGAAATGACAAAAAATTCCTCCAAAGTTATATTTTTAAGGGCAAATATGGTATTTCTGTTTCAAAACAGATAGTGGACTGCAACCGATCCGGGCCGAGAAGCACTCTTCTCCGCGACCCGCTAAACCTCAAATCACGTCCGCGATCTCAAACTGAGACGCAATCTGCTCCTCCATAGCGGAGGGTCACCGTTCCGGGATGCTATCCCGGGATAGCACCGCTATCGATAACTCTGGCTTGCAGAGATGTTTGTCTTTTCTTATGATTATTGTGGAAGATGTGCTGAATAATATCTCTTGAAAATCCATTCACATACAGCTTCTATGGTGTTTTCATGGTTTCAAAATATAGCAAAAGAGAAGTTTTAAACAAAACAGAATTTGATGACTGGTTTGCCATTTCTATTGTCTGTTGAGGTTATCGTATGGCAAGTTCCGTTACAAGGACTTCTATTTCTATTTAATCTCTATGACTGCCATGAAATATGTTTTTAAGGTCTACTAGAAAGCTCATGTGTTGTTAAATTTCTCCCTACCGGTTTTTTTGTGCACTGTCTTTTTCTTTAGAAACCATCTTGAGTAGCTTTTACTTGAGTGCAAACCAAATGTTTAATATCACTTTTTTTATTTCTTCTTCTGATGCATTTCAGATCTGCGGAAGATGCAAACGTATTCCTAGTAAATGATTTTCAGAGTACACTGCAGGTGTGTGCTATGCAATATTCATGTGAAGTTTGTTTAGGTTTTGTAACTGCATCATATGATAGAGACTTGGGTATTAGGGGATGCCTAAGTTCTACATTTAGTAGTATGAGATGCTCGATGGAGTATTTTAGGGGCTTGAGTCTCCCCCCTTGGTAGCTTGCTTTTAAGAGAGGGTTCCTTAAGTGCTAGGATACTCATCAGATCATTGGTCCAGTTTATCTTTTGACCTTTAGCAAAATATTTTGAGGAAAATATTTCCAAAAAGTGAGAGGGTTTTACCTCAGTAGTGATACAAGATCATCAGTAATTTCCTTCTTTTATTGTGATGGACTCTAAATGTTAAAATAACTTGTCCATCTAGCAAATGATAAGACCAAATGTTAAATAGCTTGTCCTTACCAAGAAAGATGAGAAGAAAGAAAGTGCTTACATGTTGAGTTTGtaattaaatattattatttcATTGTTTTGGCCTGCTGACTTTTTAATGCTTGGTTGACTATCAGAGGACTCTGTCTTCCTTGGAATTGCCCAGGGCTGTTCCTCTTGCACGTGGACCTTCAAATATGTCCGTGGATGAGTCCACTTTGAATGAGAACGAAGAAAGGAATGATAGTGGTGTAAATAATGGAAGTGTAAGTGTTCCTCAGTTCCATAGGAGACCAAGACATAAAGTTCATGATCCTGCCCGGGACCTGTCTATACAAGTTTTAGAGAAGTTCTCTCTGGTTACTAAGTTTGCCCGTGAAACAACTTCACAACTCTTCAGAGAAAATCAGACTAATGGATTTAGTACCAATGAGAGGAGAACCCAAATCCAGACTAACCTTGACCCACCGAAGTCTTCCAATGTTGCAGGAAAAATTTCTGACGAAAATTCTGCTGTCCCAGATTCTCTGGAGGTAACTCCTTTTTTTTGGTATTAATACTGTGAACGTTAGCTTGCTTTCAGGATTTTCACATAGAAAGCTGTTTTGTTAATTGAAAATAACTCTTATAGATATTTAGTGCTTTTATTGTTCATATATTCTACCCTGAATATTGTTTAACTTCCAGTGAATTGTGGAGTAACATTGTAGAATCAACATATTATGTTGAAGGGTCCCCCACTATGTATAGTTTTGCAGAATAATAGTACACATCATTAAGATAGTtattgtttgttttattttagtTCTTTAGCTACTTTTACTTCAGTACAAAAGTGTGTTTGTCTACTTATGCATTTCTTTAATCCTATGAGTAATATGTTAGGATATCTTAATTTGCTGGCTGTGTACATTTCTGTACCAATTCGTTAGCCCAAACTTTTGGCAGCTATTAGAAAATTATTCTGTAGACAACGTAAGCTTGGTTGATATATGGCGCATATAGTAAGGCCATTTTTTTGGGTGTAAAGTAGTGCTTACATTGATTTAGACACACCTGTTTCAAACCTATTACATAATGCATTAGAGAAGGGGGTCATTTAAGTCTCCTAAGATGCCATGTTGGGATTCTTTGTTTGGTGGCTGTGTTTCATTAGCATATATGAAACCTATACATAATGAATTAGTCCTGCATTACAGTGAACAGGTTAGGTTATTGTACAATCATTTGTCCATGTATTCTTCTTCGCCTCTGCATTTATGCCTCACCATATGCGAAGGAAGTATAGAATACTGATTCTTTATTGCATCAGCACCCGGCAGTCTGGTTGGTTAAACTTCCGACATTATGTGTCATGTATATAGGATGTGATAAAGCTTATTATTTTTATTGGCTACCAGGTCTTCACGTGTCAATTTTAGAGCAAGAGATGAATTTACAGATAGCcgaagagagagagagagaggcaACAAGAAGTGCACACTTAATTGAAGAAAAACATTAATATTAGGAAAACGATGAAAAAATATTATTGTTCTCCCTAAATTAGATTAGTTTACCATATTTTTGAGTTAATCAAACTCAACATTCACTTAGAGTAAAATAGTGAAATATCAGTTATAACAAAACCCAACAACAAAAACTGTCATGTACTCCAAGTCACTTTGCTAAATAATTTTGTCCCCAATTATAAGTCACTTTACCCAATATACCCTTTATCATTTTCAATTCTTTAAATTTCTCTTTCATCTGTAATAAATGAAGGGCAATATTGTAAAGTTATGCATAATTTCTCTTTCCCATACCACATCGATTATGTTTCTTAATTAGCATGAAATGTCCAAAACGTCTTATAATTTGGGACGGAGGGAGTAGGTTTTAAAAATTCAGAGTAGCTTACCATCTTTAGCATCTCATCTAGCCAGTTAGCAGCATTTTCATGATTTTCATTTCGGTAACTATGTACTAGATTTTGTTCAAGATGATACAAACTGTATGAAATATTGTCTAATTTTAATTGCCTTGTCCACATTCTGCCCCAGTGGCCTCTGTCAATCCACATTAATGTAGTAGACTGGTATAATCTGATTGTCATGGAGGTAATGTCATATTTGGCTTGTATGGTTATGATTGGTTTGGATATTGCTCACATCTGCCAATTTTGTAGTGGATTTCCCCCCTGTTCACCTTTTTACAACATTAATGATTATAATTAGTAACATCTTATTTTGTTTCTCTTATGGCAGTTTGACAATTTGTCATTAGTATGGGGAAAACCGCGACAACCCCCTTTAGATTCTAAAGAGGTATGATCTGTATGTTTCATAAAAGATTTTATTTTTTATAGGCTGCCAGCATTATTACATGCTTGAATTTCTCTAGTAAATGCTCACTTGTCACAATGATCGTTGATATTGGAATGTACAGTTTTCTCATTGCTTTTGTAAATGAAATAACTTGGATGGGTTTTCCTGTGATGACTGAACCAAAATTTAAATGGCAATAGTTTTGGATAGTTTAATAGCTCTCTGAGAATTGCAATTAACTTGAAAAGAAAAGTATGTTTTTCTATCTTCAAAAAATCAATATGCGATACATGTATAAAGTATAAAATGTGAAAACAAAATAATTTTTTAGTACTTATTTTTTAAATCTCTTATTGGCTATTTGATATCGATTTTTGTTAGACTTTTTCTGCAACCATATTTTTTTGGTGAGTATGCAGTGGTAGAACATTCTTGCTGGACAAAAATAAATTTATTTCTCTATAAATTAATATAACATAACAAGTTTATGTAAATACAGTAAATTTAGAGTAAATGATATTTTTGTAAGAAGCATAATTTTTATCCTATCCATTTTGATACGGTGCATTATCAAATATATGACTGTATTATCTACATGCACTGCACTATAAAGGAGCTTTCTGGTGGGGTTATAAGAGGACAACTTGCATTAATTTTCAGATTTTAAAATGATAATTGAGAATTGTTGAGGGATGTCATTCATGTTGTTTATATCCTGAAAATTTTCAGATTTTGCATTCTAATTGTTATTTTGGCTCAATCATATGCAGTGGATTACCTTCTTGGATTCTGAAGGGAGAGTCACAGACTCAGAAGCTATGAGAAAGAGAATATTTTATGGTGGCCTTGACCACGAATTACGAAATGAGGTTTGTATATTGCATCCGTGACAAGTTATACAGGTTGAATATCCTGATTATGAATTGAAATAATCTTATCCTCTGATATATCTTTTATGTAACGTGTAAATAAAAATAATAGGTCTGGGGTTTGCTTTTGGGATACTATACGTATGACTCAACATATGCTGAGAGAGAATTTCTGAAGTCAGTCAAGAAGTCAGAGTACGAGAACATAAAGAACCAGTGGCAGGTTTTCATTTACTCCCGAAGATATACTTCTCTTTCTGCCTTCCTACTATAAACCTGAATGAAACTGATTTAATGAGGTCACTGTTTTTTGTATGATACTTCCTGTCCTGAAATCATGAGATGATCCACAACGCCCCGTAGTTTCAAGTTTGTCAAATATTTAAATCAATAACATTATGAAATGGATTCACTTTCAGAACTTTTAAGTACACTGATGATAGGCTGATATATTATCAAATATGGGTGTAAATAAGTTGGGGTTTATATAGAAGATTGCGAAATCAATTTTGATGCGTTGCATTAGCATCATGTATTTTTTTTCCACCCGAAACCAGGCAAGAACTATTTATTTTTGGTTCCTGCTACCCCCGGCAAACTGGATTCTTGACTGTGCAATCCCAAAATAGATATGAAGATGATAATAAAAAAAGATTAAATACTAAACCTAACCTTGCAGTTGCACAGATGCGATGGTATGCACATGGATATACTCATTGATTTTTTGTTTTCTTAgttttattttctatttttaattaatacTCTTGTAATTATGAATTCTGATCATGGACGTTGCCAGTTCTTTTGACGTTGTATTTTTGCTGCAATTTTATAGGCTCTGAACTAAGTCTTTTTCAATGTATAAATTTGTTTATATACTTCTTGTAGAGTATCTCCCCGGCTCAGGCTAAACGATTCACGAAATTCAGGGAAAGGAAAGGGCTTATTGAGAAAGATGTGGTAAGCTGAACACTACTAAATCCAAATGACTAAAGATGAACAGATAAATGATGCTTATGTAGTTTTAACTGTTTTTCCTTGTATATTTGAAGGTGAGAACTGATAGATCGATCACTTTCTATGAGGGGGATGATAATCCAAATGTAAATGTTCTGCGAGATATCCTGTTGACATATTCATTCTACAACTTTGATCTTGGTTATTGTCAGGTACTCAGCAATGGTTCTGGGCTTAATCTTATAACTACAATTAAAGCTTTTTTCTACTAGGTTTGGGCTAAACCTAGTTATTAATATCTATTAGTAACCACACTCAAGTAGGCAACTGTAATATTTAGTTATATAGGTAGTTAAAGTGGGAGATAATAAATTTATAGAAGGGAAACTCAGTGGCATAAAGATCCCGCCACATACAAAGTCTAGGAAAAGGTTGGACATATCATGGCTGTAGGaagttttatttttatttgcgAGTAATTTCATGACTCAACTTGTCACCTCCTAAGCACGTTGCAACAAGCTTCCCGTTTTGGTTTCCGTATTAAGAAGCAAAGAGTAGAGAGGAAGTATTTTTTATTGAGAGTGGAAATGGAAGGATAGTGCTGGTCTCTCAAATAAGGTGGTTAGTGGTTAGAGAGCAATTTTAACATGTGGTCTCTTTTCTGTTTCACATTGATACTTTATCTGTATAAGTGTCCGCAATTGTGTTTCCAGTCTTAACTGCCTTTCTGAACAAGTATCTACCATTATCATATGTCGTACACACGGAAGTTTCTTTTAGAAGTTATCAGCTCTACTTTACATGCATATGTGGTGCAGCTGTTTGCTTACttgattaaaataaataaattatgtATTCACTGTAGTCAGAGATGAGTGTCTCAATAGCTATTATCTTCCTGAACCAAATATGTTATAAACTTACGAAAAACAACGTCCTTTTTATACATGCACTGTCTTCTTCCCCTCTGCCAATCCAAAAAAAAAGTTATAGTTGAGGACTGTTTAACCACATGGTTGTGGAACCTCATACGTTCTTGCTCTTTTGCAGGGAATGAGTGATCTTCTGTCTCCCATATTGTTTGTGATGGATGATGAATCAGAGGCATTTTGGTGTTTTGTTGCTCTGATGGAACGCCTTGGACCCAATTTTAATCGTGACCAAAATGGCATGCACTCTCAACTTTTTGCATTATCTAAGGTTTATCTCTTGTTCTCTTTCTCCTTGACAAGCTGCATACACACATACCATTGTTGATTTTTGGCGATTGCGTTGTTCTATATTTGTTTGTCAATTTTACCCTTTGTTTGTTTTCAGTGGCCTTTTCCTAGCATTgttttattatatattaatatGTATATATGTACTCAAATTATGTATACATTAATAGTGTATAGTTTAGTAACAGTCCTTATAAGGACTTGTAGCTTGTGTAATTAAATGAGGTGGCTATCCCTTAGTAGTAACTAACTGTGCTGAGTCAGCATCAGTTAGTTACCCTATATAAACTCTTAACTGAGTTTCTTGTATCTAACTTTTGATCAATGCAAATTCTGTTAGAAGAAAATAAAAGAATGAATTCACTCTCTATCTTCTCTCTTCTCCTTCAATTTCTCTCATTCTAATATACATCATCTATGGCATCTTTAAATAATTTGGGAATATAAGTTGAGTGATTGCAATTGCATATTGAAGTTATTGTTGTGTTTTTCAATAGTTTTTACTCCTTACAAGGAGACACCCTTTCTTCTGACCGGCTATGCTGATGTAGCTGCTAAAACACTTCAATTTTCTCCCTAATGTCCCAAACATCTGATTCTGGAATATAAAGAAAGGATTTGGATTCTCTCATGTTTGAATCTAACATATATTCATCATCTTACCATGAAACTCATTTAAGTTTCACAACTTCAAAATATACCAATCTACCAGATCTACTATAATTTGAAGTAATTATATGCTTGACACCAATTTACTTGTGGCCTTCATTCCAGCCGTGTTTTGTTTTCATGTATTTCCATTAATTACTGTGCAGAATTACAAATGGTTATTTTCGGTATTTAGCAACAAGAATACATTATGTTCAGCAACTGAGATTCATGAATTATTTCTATTTGACCTTTTAATGTGTCTGTCTCACCCGACGACATTTTTTGTTTCTGGGTAACTGGTCTCCACATTCTGACATATATTGCTTTTACTATCCTCCTCCATTCATATATTTATTCGTTGCAGTTGGTGGAGCTGTTGGATAGTCCATTACATAACTATTTTAAGCAGCGAGACTGCCTCAATTACTTCTTTTGTTTCCGCTGGATTTTGATTCAATTTAAAAGGTTAGATTCCTTGAATTTTCAATATTGATCATAATTCAATAATTTATTGCTTATATGATGTTAATAGTGTTGAGTTTCTTTGTTCTCAAATGAAGTTATTTTATGCACGGTACCTTTTGAATCAGTGTTGTCAAATAGCGGCACTATAGGGGTATAGCATAGCCAAATTTGAACAAACTACTATTGTTCCGCAATGTTCTATTTTAGTACAAAATGTTAGCAAATAGTAGCTATAGTGGCGATATAGGCCTTTTCCCTTTTCTGTAACAAAATTTCAACAGACCTCTATTTTTAGCAATCTGTCATTTGTAACACTGTTTTGAACAGATTCACTATGCTGGCAATGTTGAATGCTGTTATTAAATGGATTCCCCTGTAGGAAAACAAGTCCTGACTATATAATATTTCTCCTCTGTTTGCTAGATATTATTTTGCCTCCCCTTAAATTCAATGAACCTCTATTTAACTTAAAAAGATTCTGGTAAAACACCTAGACACCCAGGCATATTCTAGAAAAAATTGGGGCCAACGAGGTGTCATGATCCATGTGATGCTGTTAGTGAGGGGGAGTATTATAGAGGGATGAGGTATTATaaagaatttaaaaatgaattGATTTCAATTGAATCATTTAAATTGCTTAGAATTTTAAATTCCATAAAAATTCTCAATTACCTCATCCAATCACACTCTTAGAGTTGTTTAGGAGGATTGTTTTCTCTGGTTAGGAGCATGGTGCTCTAGGTTTCCTTTCATTTTTTGTTACCACCATTGTAGAACTCTCGAGCTCATATTTTTCATCAATTATATACTGTTGCTTCGTTTTACTGGGTTCTATCAGATTCTGAAAATTAATTTGGGACTTATAATCGACTTGTGGACATTGTTATCTAGTTTGCCAACACTGTCAATTGATATTGCTTTACTTCTCCCAATATATCAGAAGGATTCTGTATTGAAATATGAACAGAACAAGCTCTCTCTGATAAAAAACCGACCCATAAtcaattttgaattttttgaTAACTCATCCCCTGAAAAAAAAAAGATGAGGCTGAGGCTGAGGCTTGTTGACCCGTGCCTGAAAAGATTAAAGTCTGGCCTCTCTTTCTGACAAAGTCTCTCCCAATGCACTTGATAGTATTAAACATCAAGTTATTAGTGTTTCTGATTT includes:
- the LOC127073520 gene encoding uncharacterized protein LOC127073520: MLDSEIHDLSDDADYAASLQQGSASVMLCNDSTKESSSASELDGAEIVYSKENVAIHPTQFAISGRLKLIKQGSSLFMTWIPYKGHNADTGLSDKDRNLYTIRAVPFTEIRSIRRHTPALGWQYIIVVLSTGLAYPPLYFYSGGVKEFLATIKQHVLLVRSAEDANVFLVNDFQSTLQRTLSSLELPRAVPLARGPSNMSVDESTLNENEERNDSGVNNGSVSVPQFHRRPRHKVHDPARDLSIQVLEKFSLVTKFARETTSQLFRENQTNGFSTNERRTQIQTNLDPPKSSNVAGKISDENSAVPDSLEFDNLSLVWGKPRQPPLDSKEWITFLDSEGRVTDSEAMRKRIFYGGLDHELRNEVWGLLLGYYTYDSTYAEREFLKSVKKSEYENIKNQWQSISPAQAKRFTKFRERKGLIEKDVVRTDRSITFYEGDDNPNVNVLRDILLTYSFYNFDLGYCQGMSDLLSPILFVMDDESEAFWCFVALMERLGPNFNRDQNGMHSQLFALSKLVELLDSPLHNYFKQRDCLNYFFCFRWILIQFKREFEYEKTMLLWEVLWTHYPSEHLHLYVCVAVLKRYRSKIMGEEMDFDSLLKFINELSGHIDLDATLRDAEALSICAGEEGAARIPPGTPPSLPVDEGSFYIQQDDEVL